The Novosphingobium terrae genome has a window encoding:
- a CDS encoding alpha/beta fold hydrolase, with translation MATVTAKDGTQIYYKDWGNGPAVFFSHGWPLSADMWEQQMIFLGLKGFRVIAHDRRGFGRSSQPWSGYDYDTFADDIALVLEDAGVEEVALVGFSMGGGDVARYISRYAAQGKGARVTKACLTSAVTPFFIKTDDNPEGAPPEIFDGIRAGLLADRPQFLSDFNALFYGTNLNPGVVSDGVLAQTLQIALTSGIKGTYDCVGAFSESDFRPDMAAFTMPTLVIHGDADSVVPIAPTGAAAHKLIPHSVFKVYEGAPHALTTTHKDRYNADLLEFLQS, from the coding sequence ATGGCTACGGTCACTGCCAAGGATGGAACGCAAATCTACTACAAAGATTGGGGAAATGGTCCTGCAGTCTTCTTCAGCCATGGCTGGCCTCTTAGCGCCGACATGTGGGAACAGCAGATGATTTTCCTTGGGCTGAAAGGCTTTCGGGTGATCGCTCATGATCGCCGGGGCTTCGGTCGTTCGAGCCAGCCCTGGAGCGGCTACGACTACGACACTTTCGCCGACGATATCGCGCTTGTCCTGGAGGACGCCGGTGTCGAGGAGGTCGCGCTGGTCGGCTTCTCGATGGGTGGCGGCGATGTCGCGCGCTACATTTCTCGCTATGCGGCCCAGGGCAAGGGCGCTCGCGTCACCAAGGCCTGTCTGACCTCCGCGGTCACGCCCTTCTTCATCAAGACCGACGACAATCCGGAAGGAGCGCCGCCCGAGATCTTCGACGGTATCCGTGCCGGTCTGCTGGCGGATCGTCCGCAGTTCCTGTCCGACTTCAATGCGCTTTTCTACGGCACCAATCTGAATCCCGGCGTCGTGTCGGATGGCGTTCTGGCGCAGACCCTGCAGATCGCGCTGACCAGCGGCATCAAGGGGACCTATGACTGCGTGGGCGCCTTCTCCGAGTCCGACTTCCGCCCCGACATGGCGGCGTTCACGATGCCCACGCTCGTCATTCACGGAGATGCGGATTCCGTCGTCCCCATCGCGCCGACCGGTGCTGCGGCTCACAAGCTCATCCCGCATTCGGTGTTCAAGGTCTATGAAGGGGCGCCTCACGCGCTCACGACGACCCACAAGGATCGCTATAACGCAGACCTTCTGGAATTTCTGCAGAGCTGA
- a CDS encoding response regulator transcription factor translates to MDSTEFARSEPDRSIAEDPADACGMIIVVDDDPLVRASLDSLFRSVGYATRLYPSAREALGEPWPDRLMCVVTDVRMPDIGGFELQASLASRNAEIPIVFMTGHGDIPMTVRAMKAGAVDFLSKPFRDQDMLDAVSAAMDRGRVDREVERGNAHAQSLYDGLTPREREVMRGVVRGQLNKQIAGDLGIAEITVKLHRSNVMRKMGVRRVPDLVRLAGSISDR, encoded by the coding sequence ATGGACAGCACCGAATTTGCCCGATCCGAACCTGATAGATCGATCGCCGAAGATCCGGCCGACGCCTGCGGGATGATCATCGTCGTTGATGACGATCCACTGGTCCGGGCTTCGCTCGACAGCCTTTTCCGGTCTGTGGGCTATGCGACGCGCCTGTATCCCAGTGCGAGGGAAGCGCTAGGCGAGCCATGGCCGGACAGGCTCATGTGCGTCGTCACCGACGTGCGCATGCCCGATATTGGCGGATTTGAGCTGCAGGCCTCGCTTGCTTCCCGCAATGCCGAGATACCGATCGTCTTCATGACCGGCCATGGCGACATTCCCATGACGGTGCGCGCCATGAAGGCCGGTGCGGTGGACTTTCTCAGCAAGCCTTTCCGCGACCAGGACATGCTGGATGCGGTCAGCGCCGCGATGGACCGGGGTCGCGTGGACCGGGAGGTCGAGCGGGGCAACGCGCACGCCCAAAGTCTTTACGACGGACTGACTCCGCGGGAGCGGGAGGTGATGCGAGGCGTGGTGCGCGGCCAGCTAAACAAGCAGATCGCGGGCGATCTGGGCATCGCGGAGATTACGGTCAAGCTGCACCGTTCCAACGTCATGCGAAAGATGGGGGTGCGCAGAGTGCCCGACCTGGTTCGCCTCGCCGGGTCAATCAGCGATAGGTAA
- a CDS encoding response regulator transcription factor, translating into MSRSLIAVVDDDELVRSATVSLLRSMDYDCCAFASAEEFLLDQECDYKCVVSDLQMPGISGVELAHRLASREPRPPVILITAYPDTLAFGARDSGLVAAMIEKPLDSDALLAAIEKAIDS; encoded by the coding sequence ATGAGCAGAAGCCTTATCGCCGTCGTTGATGACGACGAACTTGTCCGCTCGGCAACGGTCAGCCTGTTGAGGTCCATGGACTACGATTGTTGCGCTTTTGCTTCAGCCGAAGAGTTCCTGCTTGACCAGGAATGCGACTATAAATGCGTAGTCAGCGACCTCCAGATGCCTGGAATCTCGGGTGTCGAGCTGGCACATAGGCTGGCCTCGCGCGAGCCTCGACCACCTGTCATTCTCATTACCGCCTACCCTGATACTCTTGCGTTTGGCGCCAGAGACTCGGGTCTCGTTGCTGCAATGATCGAAAAGCCGCTAGACAGCGACGCTTTGCTCGCCGCCATCGAAAAGGCCATCGACAGCTAG
- a CDS encoding PAS domain-containing sensor histidine kinase produces the protein MLYPAANKWNLSAEGEGESSPLQLSGPGTVHAFAAILAAIIFLLDAFTSADLAVASLYVLVLLIGASVEVTSRRRAIIGWATACALLSLVGYAVFRARGAPPLALVHLAFSLVVLSVTTLVLLRTQVMNATVQCAERRYRLIFDSLAIAIWEHDFSEVEASLQNLRASGICDIRRYVGENPEFVLAMRQRVRITDVNATALTMMGVKSKSDFFKYLSDFLPESDDSFAECIIAMWERRPLFQSEAIVVPKNGVPKQVIVAFSLGPEASLDCVPGSILDVSQRRALEVQILRTREELAEVQRTGALAAMSATIAHELNQPMSAIHSFADAARRWLARVPPNLEETSRAMEGLTAGIEHARQVMQRVRALIGDARVDRNEVELEGLLATTIALMRREAAEAGARLCVFPSEDSLTVLGDRILLKQVFVNLITNAIHAMLNAPPAERVVSLDLSRRGDCAVVIVSDRGPGWADIGAGRAFDTFFTTKKNGMGLGLAISRTVVERHGGSMSLRNGTQGGAVIEVTLPLASDSAESELAVDGLFDGGEQSVAV, from the coding sequence ATGCTCTATCCTGCTGCAAATAAATGGAATTTGAGCGCCGAAGGCGAAGGCGAGTCGTCGCCCCTGCAACTCAGCGGTCCAGGAACCGTCCACGCCTTCGCTGCCATCCTCGCAGCTATAATTTTCCTGCTCGACGCATTCACCAGTGCCGACCTCGCCGTGGCGAGTCTCTACGTCCTTGTGCTGCTGATCGGCGCGAGCGTAGAGGTCACTTCGCGCCGACGCGCCATCATTGGCTGGGCCACAGCATGCGCTCTGCTATCTCTGGTCGGTTATGCGGTATTCCGTGCAAGAGGCGCCCCGCCGCTTGCGCTGGTGCATCTCGCCTTCAGCCTTGTCGTGCTGTCGGTGACGACCCTGGTTCTGCTTCGCACCCAGGTCATGAACGCGACGGTCCAATGCGCGGAGAGACGCTATCGTCTTATCTTCGACTCGCTGGCAATCGCAATCTGGGAGCATGATTTTTCCGAGGTCGAGGCGTCGCTGCAGAATCTGCGTGCAAGCGGGATATGTGATATCCGTCGCTATGTCGGCGAGAATCCGGAATTTGTTCTCGCGATGCGGCAGCGGGTTCGGATCACTGACGTCAATGCGACGGCGCTCACCATGATGGGCGTCAAGAGCAAGAGTGATTTTTTCAAGTATCTGAGCGACTTCCTGCCGGAGAGCGACGACAGCTTCGCCGAATGCATCATCGCGATGTGGGAGCGGAGACCGCTTTTCCAGTCGGAAGCTATCGTCGTCCCGAAGAACGGTGTTCCCAAGCAGGTGATCGTCGCCTTCAGCCTGGGGCCGGAGGCCTCCCTCGATTGCGTGCCCGGCAGTATCCTGGACGTTTCGCAGCGAAGGGCTCTGGAGGTCCAGATCCTGAGGACGCGCGAGGAACTTGCCGAAGTGCAGCGGACCGGTGCGCTTGCCGCCATGTCGGCGACGATCGCTCACGAACTGAACCAGCCGATGTCGGCGATCCATAGCTTCGCTGACGCTGCCAGACGGTGGCTGGCCCGTGTTCCTCCGAATCTGGAGGAAACGTCCCGAGCCATGGAAGGACTGACCGCAGGCATCGAACACGCTCGGCAGGTCATGCAGCGCGTCCGCGCCTTGATCGGCGACGCGAGGGTCGATCGAAACGAGGTCGAACTGGAGGGGCTGCTGGCAACGACAATAGCCCTGATGAGGCGGGAGGCCGCAGAAGCAGGCGCACGCCTCTGCGTTTTTCCATCCGAAGACAGTCTTACCGTGCTTGGTGACCGGATCCTGCTTAAGCAGGTCTTCGTCAACCTGATCACCAACGCGATCCACGCAATGCTCAATGCGCCACCGGCCGAACGGGTGGTATCGCTCGACCTGAGCCGCCGCGGTGACTGCGCGGTAGTCATTGTCTCGGATCGCGGACCGGGCTGGGCGGATATCGGGGCAGGCCGGGCCTTCGACACCTTCTTCACCACGAAGAAGAATGGAATGGGGCTTGGCCTCGCCATCAGCCGCACCGTGGTCGAACGGCACGGCGGAAGCATGTCGCTTCGAAACGGCACTCAAGGCGGCGCTGTCATCGAAGTCACATTGCCGCTCGCATCCGATTCGGCCGAATCCGAACTAGCTGTCGATGGCCTTTTCGATGGCGGCGAGCAAAGCGTCGCTGTCTAG
- a CDS encoding carboxymuconolactone decarboxylase family protein — MRLPPIAPSDITAEQRGLFEAMTAGVAAKYSSFITTREDGALLGPWNAWLHDPVLGQAFWGATQAMTKERRIPDPARQIAILAVGAHFGAAYEIYAHGAVAIGKHGMSEARIATLAAGERPVDLDADEAAAFDVTRALLRGGPLPDPLYGLAVERFGQPGANELIYLVGHYCFVSMTLNGFAITVPGSPA, encoded by the coding sequence ATGCGCCTGCCACCGATCGCACCATCCGACATCACCGCTGAGCAGCGAGGCTTGTTCGAGGCCATGACAGCGGGCGTCGCCGCAAAGTATTCCTCATTCATCACCACCCGCGAAGATGGCGCCTTGCTCGGCCCCTGGAATGCCTGGCTTCATGATCCGGTCCTGGGCCAGGCGTTCTGGGGCGCGACGCAGGCGATGACCAAGGAACGTCGAATTCCCGATCCAGCTCGGCAGATCGCAATCCTGGCAGTCGGCGCCCATTTCGGAGCGGCCTACGAGATCTATGCCCATGGCGCAGTGGCTATCGGCAAGCATGGCATGAGCGAGGCGCGAATCGCTACCCTTGCAGCCGGGGAGCGGCCAGTCGATCTGGATGCCGACGAGGCCGCCGCCTTCGACGTGACGCGGGCGTTGCTGCGCGGTGGGCCGCTGCCAGACCCGCTCTACGGTCTTGCCGTCGAGCGCTTTGGGCAGCCGGGAGCCAACGAGCTGATCTATCTCGTCGGGCATTACTGCTTCGTCTCGATGACGTTGAACGGCTTCGCCATCACCGTGCCGGGCAGTCCGGCGTAG
- a CDS encoding sensor histidine kinase has translation MAEFLRFLLSRRLLCRAYCSLLVLTLTLICTGAGTAQAGQSLEELRHTRWTVGDGAPANIMAIAQTPDGFLWLGTATGLYRFDGIRFEHVEPSDRDPARSLQVTALLAASNGDLWVGYDYGGIGRYRHGRLLSANDRVPKGSVIAIEETRDGRIWFVSRSALGPLLRYNLRGKWHWYEPGADIPLQMLMNAMPERDGSLLVVSGDSALRIAPNTDKPVEIATDMAIFPAFAQGKDGRIWVADNRSLRLLDGTGGRLPLSPVKLFYQKRRLLVDHGGNLWITGQEKGLVRITAEALAKIKQGNSSRQIVPGFEGISGGVSESVYEDREGNVWVGSEGGLDRFVSADVNIVSDVPAPVTRFFQKEPGATVYFGGGAALYKLGEARRNVEIAEKLPGIIGNGCIDRDGRVLVITTRTMAQWSSGRTVNAMIERPDHVAPTACAPDGRGGWWFSVVDDLYEWHEGRISLLHGAITGLSHATLMRSPMPGDLLSYRALQGLKLLHGGVIKNLWQGRDIPVGFIKTITPDARGMLIGGEHGLARFDGKKFEVLDDRSHPFFANVSGILTTAEGSTWIISSQGIVRILSKDLDAAFKSPASPILAFSVGHDQGIRARSNGYDMGDIAQDRQGLLWFATNRGLAWLDPRYLQRNELAPPVTIRTLTANGQSVPLEKAELVLPAGTQHISIEYTALSLKDAVANQFRYRLTGIDGDWITAGDRRQADYNSLRPGTYRFQVIAANGDGVWNYNGAVLNIVIEPFYYQTWWFKAGLVLLVLILLAGIVRWRVNSLAEKARNRVEAQLEERERIARELHDTLLQGVQGLVMRFQAVSEILPPESKAKTMIVGALERSDDIMVESRERVRNLRGQVPASDLVVRLRSIIAEGSASMLISGNPRDVRTVVADELVAIVAEALSNASRHANARQVTVLVDYRFWSLTVEIADDGTGVDPLILKQGSRDGHFGFIGMRERAGRLRSNLEIKSGVGQGTRVSLRVPGRVAYLSRWRRSEKE, from the coding sequence GTGGCTGAATTTCTCCGTTTCCTGCTAAGTCGGCGGCTCCTCTGCCGAGCATATTGCTCTCTGCTGGTCTTGACGCTCACGCTTATTTGCACGGGTGCCGGCACGGCGCAGGCTGGACAGTCGCTCGAGGAGTTGCGCCATACGCGCTGGACGGTCGGCGATGGCGCACCAGCGAACATCATGGCGATCGCGCAAACGCCCGATGGCTTTCTCTGGCTGGGGACGGCGACAGGCCTCTACAGGTTTGATGGCATCCGCTTCGAGCATGTCGAACCTTCCGATCGAGATCCTGCCCGCTCGCTGCAGGTGACGGCGCTGCTAGCGGCCAGCAATGGCGATCTCTGGGTAGGCTATGACTATGGTGGCATCGGACGCTATCGTCATGGCCGCCTGCTCAGTGCCAATGATCGCGTTCCGAAAGGTTCGGTCATAGCGATCGAAGAGACCAGAGATGGTAGAATCTGGTTCGTGTCGCGCAGTGCCCTTGGCCCCCTCTTGCGCTATAACCTCCGGGGTAAGTGGCACTGGTATGAGCCGGGAGCCGATATTCCATTGCAGATGCTCATGAATGCAATGCCGGAACGAGATGGAAGTCTGCTCGTGGTCTCGGGCGACTCGGCTCTGCGGATTGCGCCTAATACCGACAAGCCCGTCGAAATCGCGACCGATATGGCGATTTTTCCGGCTTTTGCCCAAGGCAAGGACGGAAGAATCTGGGTTGCCGACAATCGCTCCCTGCGGCTCCTCGACGGGACTGGCGGAAGGCTTCCGCTCTCGCCAGTCAAGCTCTTCTACCAGAAGAGGAGATTGCTCGTCGATCACGGAGGTAACCTGTGGATCACAGGACAGGAAAAGGGGCTTGTCAGAATTACGGCTGAAGCGCTCGCCAAGATCAAGCAGGGGAACTCTTCCAGACAGATCGTGCCAGGATTTGAAGGCATCAGCGGCGGAGTCTCGGAATCGGTCTACGAAGATCGTGAAGGCAATGTGTGGGTCGGCAGCGAAGGCGGACTGGATCGCTTCGTCTCTGCAGACGTCAACATCGTGTCCGACGTGCCCGCTCCAGTTACCCGTTTCTTCCAGAAAGAGCCTGGGGCGACCGTTTATTTCGGCGGCGGGGCCGCGCTCTATAAGCTGGGGGAAGCCCGGCGCAACGTTGAGATTGCCGAGAAGTTGCCCGGAATCATAGGTAACGGCTGCATTGACCGAGATGGCAGGGTCCTGGTCATCACCACCAGGACGATGGCTCAATGGTCGTCCGGCAGGACGGTAAATGCGATGATCGAAAGACCTGACCATGTCGCTCCCACGGCCTGCGCACCAGATGGGCGAGGGGGATGGTGGTTTTCCGTCGTCGATGATCTTTATGAATGGCACGAAGGACGCATTTCGTTGCTCCACGGAGCAATCACCGGGCTGAGCCACGCGACCCTGATGCGATCACCCATGCCCGGGGACCTCCTGTCTTACAGAGCGCTGCAGGGACTGAAGCTGTTACATGGAGGCGTGATCAAGAACCTGTGGCAGGGGCGTGACATCCCCGTGGGGTTCATCAAGACTATTACTCCTGACGCTCGGGGGATGCTGATAGGCGGGGAGCATGGCCTTGCGCGTTTCGATGGTAAGAAGTTCGAGGTGCTGGATGATCGCAGCCATCCCTTCTTCGCCAATGTTTCAGGCATTTTGACAACCGCGGAAGGTAGCACCTGGATCATCAGTTCGCAGGGCATCGTGCGCATCCTGTCCAAGGACCTTGACGCTGCCTTCAAGAGCCCAGCCTCGCCAATTCTGGCTTTCTCGGTTGGCCATGACCAGGGAATTCGCGCCAGGTCGAACGGTTACGATATGGGCGACATCGCCCAGGATAGGCAGGGCCTGCTCTGGTTCGCGACAAACCGCGGCCTTGCTTGGCTCGATCCACGATATCTCCAGCGCAACGAACTAGCTCCACCTGTCACCATTCGAACACTCACCGCGAACGGGCAATCCGTGCCTCTCGAAAAGGCAGAGCTGGTTCTCCCAGCCGGCACGCAGCACATTTCGATCGAATACACCGCCCTGAGCCTGAAAGATGCCGTTGCCAACCAGTTCCGATATCGGTTGACCGGCATCGATGGCGATTGGATCACGGCAGGCGACCGCCGACAGGCGGACTACAACAGCCTGCGTCCCGGAACCTATCGCTTTCAGGTCATCGCTGCGAATGGCGACGGCGTCTGGAACTATAACGGTGCGGTGCTCAACATCGTGATCGAGCCATTTTACTACCAGACCTGGTGGTTCAAGGCGGGACTGGTTTTGCTGGTTCTCATCCTGCTCGCCGGCATTGTGAGATGGCGGGTGAACAGCCTTGCCGAGAAGGCGCGCAATCGCGTCGAAGCACAGCTGGAGGAACGAGAGCGGATCGCGAGGGAACTGCACGATACTTTGCTACAGGGCGTTCAGGGCCTGGTGATGCGGTTCCAGGCCGTGTCTGAAATCCTGCCCCCGGAGTCGAAGGCGAAGACTATGATCGTTGGGGCGCTGGAACGCAGCGACGACATCATGGTGGAAAGCCGTGAGCGGGTTCGAAACCTGCGCGGGCAGGTCCCGGCCAGCGACCTCGTGGTGCGCCTGAGATCGATAATTGCCGAAGGTTCGGCTTCTATGCTCATCTCTGGCAACCCGCGGGATGTCCGCACCGTGGTGGCCGACGAGCTTGTAGCCATCGTGGCGGAAGCGCTTTCAAATGCCAGCCGTCACGCAAATGCACGGCAGGTTACGGTCCTCGTCGACTATCGATTCTGGTCGCTGACGGTCGAGATCGCCGATGATGGCACCGGGGTAGATCCCTTGATCTTGAAGCAAGGAAGCCGTGACGGCCATTTCGGTTTTATCGGAATGCGCGAGCGTGCGGGCCGCCTTCGCTCCAACCTCGAAATCAAGAGCGGGGTCGGACAGGGCACCAGAGTTTCGCTGCGAGTGCCGGGTCGTGTCGCCTACCTCAGCAGATGGAGACGATCGGAGAAGGAGTGA
- a CDS encoding FAD-dependent oxidoreductase gives MIVQEEVDPYTRTAQIFPVLSGEMIARARNYGAEERLNAGAVLFSRGERQADFFLILSGEVGIFHAGEGQGDERLLTVHRNGQFSGELDHVSSRALLVSARALTASRVIRVPAHAFRRMLAGEPDLAEIIMRAFILRRMGFLHHGEAGITLIGPAASADTLRLERFAIRNGYPLKLLDTSADPLAVDNLQEFGLELRDLPAVVTPDHKVLRNPTTAEFADSLGLTDRFDEADVWDLAVVGAGPAGLAAATYAASEGLRTVVIEGLAPGGQAGTSSRIENYLGFPTGISGQALAGRAQVQAQKFGARIAVSRTVTALDCSSHPYRLELEDGQVVSALSVVIATGARYRRLTVPGYDAYEGAGIQYAATAMEAKLCRDREVIVVGGGNSAGQAAVFLSRHVGHVHILVRKDGLASTMSDYLVQRIALSPKITLHPLTEITGVEGEVALEHVSWRDVRSGQITTIACGALFVMIGAEPNTQWLKDCLTLDEKGFVLTGRDHEGRPVASPYATEKPGIWAVGDVRAGSVKRVASGVGEGSVVVQAIHAYLEGLDSN, from the coding sequence ATGATCGTGCAGGAAGAGGTCGATCCCTACACGCGGACTGCGCAGATATTCCCGGTCCTATCAGGCGAGATGATCGCCCGGGCCCGGAACTACGGGGCGGAGGAGCGGCTCAATGCCGGAGCCGTGCTCTTTTCCCGCGGCGAGCGCCAGGCCGACTTCTTCCTGATCCTCTCGGGCGAGGTGGGCATCTTCCATGCAGGCGAGGGGCAGGGCGACGAGAGGCTGCTGACAGTCCATCGCAATGGTCAGTTCAGCGGCGAGCTTGATCATGTCAGTTCGCGGGCGCTCCTGGTCTCGGCGCGGGCACTCACCGCATCGCGGGTCATACGTGTGCCGGCCCATGCCTTCCGTCGCATGCTGGCGGGCGAACCCGACCTTGCCGAGATCATCATGCGTGCCTTCATCCTGAGGCGCATGGGGTTCCTCCATCACGGCGAGGCCGGGATCACGCTGATCGGGCCGGCAGCCTCGGCGGATACGTTGCGGCTCGAGCGGTTCGCGATCAGAAACGGCTATCCTCTCAAGCTGCTCGACACCAGCGCGGATCCTCTGGCGGTCGACAATCTGCAGGAATTCGGACTGGAGCTGAGGGATCTTCCTGCCGTCGTCACACCGGATCACAAGGTCCTGCGGAATCCGACGACGGCGGAATTTGCCGACAGCCTTGGCCTGACAGACCGCTTCGACGAAGCCGACGTCTGGGATCTCGCCGTTGTCGGGGCCGGCCCAGCCGGTCTGGCCGCGGCGACCTATGCGGCATCCGAAGGCCTTCGGACGGTCGTGATCGAGGGACTGGCGCCCGGCGGGCAGGCGGGAACGAGCAGCCGTATCGAGAATTATCTCGGCTTTCCGACCGGCATCTCCGGACAGGCATTGGCCGGTCGCGCGCAGGTGCAGGCGCAGAAGTTCGGCGCGCGTATCGCCGTATCCCGCACGGTGACGGCGCTGGACTGCTCCAGCCATCCGTATCGGCTGGAGCTGGAGGACGGACAGGTTGTGAGCGCCCTTTCCGTGGTGATTGCGACGGGCGCGCGCTATCGCAGGCTGACGGTGCCTGGCTATGACGCCTACGAGGGCGCGGGCATCCAGTATGCGGCGACCGCCATGGAGGCCAAGCTATGCCGCGATCGGGAGGTGATCGTGGTCGGCGGGGGCAATTCGGCAGGACAGGCAGCGGTCTTTCTCTCCAGGCATGTCGGGCATGTCCACATTCTCGTCCGCAAGGATGGACTGGCCTCCACGATGTCGGACTATCTGGTGCAGAGGATCGCCCTTTCTCCTAAGATCACCCTCCACCCCTTAACCGAAATCACCGGGGTCGAGGGAGAGGTGGCGCTGGAGCATGTGTCGTGGCGGGATGTGCGCAGCGGGCAGATCACGACGATTGCCTGCGGGGCTCTGTTCGTGATGATCGGCGCCGAACCCAACACACAGTGGCTGAAGGACTGCCTGACGCTCGACGAGAAGGGCTTCGTGCTGACCGGTCGCGACCATGAGGGGCGGCCGGTGGCCTCCCCTTACGCGACGGAAAAACCCGGCATCTGGGCCGTCGGCGACGTCAGGGCGGGTTCGGTCAAGCGGGTCGCGTCCGGTGTCGGCGAGGGCTCCGTCGTCGTTCAGGCGATCCATGCCTATCTGGAAGGGTTGGATTCGAATTGA
- a CDS encoding alpha/beta fold hydrolase, translating into MIRLENHTVRANGIRQNYIDAGEGAPVVLLHGFPETNFAWRFQIPVLGELYRLIVPDLRGYGETEKPASGYDKRNMARDLAALLDKLGIEKIALVGHDRGARVATRFAKDYPERVDRLVVMDNVPTRIVAREIDARIAKAYWFFLFHLIPDLPETLIAGKEEQWLRWFFSDWAYDPAAISGEAFDTYVRAYRAPGAVRGAMADYRANAEDVAQDLEDADVKIACPTLALWGANFGAVGEMFDMPKVWGEMASNLRAVPIERCGHLPHEERPEAVNALLLEFLEGWAGQG; encoded by the coding sequence ATGATCCGTCTGGAAAACCATACCGTCCGTGCCAACGGCATCCGCCAGAACTATATCGACGCGGGCGAGGGAGCGCCCGTCGTGCTGCTGCACGGCTTTCCCGAGACCAATTTCGCCTGGCGCTTCCAGATCCCGGTCCTGGGGGAACTCTATCGTCTCATCGTGCCGGACCTGCGCGGCTATGGCGAGACCGAGAAGCCCGCGTCCGGATATGACAAGCGCAACATGGCGCGTGACCTTGCCGCCCTGCTCGACAAGCTCGGCATCGAGAAGATCGCGCTGGTCGGACACGACCGGGGCGCACGTGTCGCGACCCGCTTCGCCAAGGACTATCCCGAACGGGTCGACCGGCTGGTGGTGATGGATAACGTTCCCACCCGCATCGTGGCCCGTGAGATCGATGCGCGCATCGCCAAGGCCTACTGGTTCTTCCTGTTCCACCTCATTCCAGACCTTCCCGAGACGCTGATCGCGGGCAAGGAGGAACAATGGCTCCGCTGGTTCTTCTCGGACTGGGCCTATGATCCGGCGGCCATCAGCGGCGAGGCCTTCGACACCTATGTCCGCGCCTATCGCGCGCCGGGGGCTGTCCGTGGCGCCATGGCCGACTATCGCGCCAACGCCGAGGATGTCGCTCAGGACCTCGAGGACGCCGACGTCAAGATCGCCTGCCCGACCCTCGCCCTGTGGGGTGCGAATTTTGGAGCGGTGGGGGAGATGTTCGACATGCCCAAGGTCTGGGGCGAGATGGCGAGCAATCTGCGCGCTGTGCCGATCGAGCGCTGCGGGCACCTTCCGCATGAGGAACGTCCAGAAGCCGTCAATGCCCTGCTGCTCGAGTTCCTCGAGGGCTGGGCCGGTCAGGGGTGA
- a CDS encoding MBL fold metallo-hydrolase yields MGGQAPGYFRLFVGRFEVTALLDGTHPFPSDKVAVGATIDEVTGTLKDAFLPLRYEGMINAFLVNMDGRLVLIDSGAGNLYGKDGGGLKRAILAAGYTPEQIDDVFITHLHEDHVGGLVLDGQPVFSKAIIHISRKDGEFWLDNRNQASVNDLLKPFFPAVQKVVLPYQQSGRVKLFDDGAALLPGLTPIAAPGHTPGHTVYLLQDGGQSMLFWGDTVHMAPVQFPKPKVAIRYDWNVPMAIAAREKLMARAAAEGWLVAGAHISFPGIGHIRRNGADSFEWVPVNYTLNRMQP; encoded by the coding sequence GTGGGCGGTCAGGCCCCCGGCTATTTCCGGCTTTTCGTGGGTCGCTTCGAAGTGACGGCCTTGCTCGACGGCACGCACCCCTTCCCATCCGACAAGGTGGCCGTGGGTGCGACGATCGACGAGGTGACAGGGACGCTGAAGGACGCATTCCTTCCCCTTCGCTATGAAGGCATGATCAACGCCTTCCTCGTCAACATGGACGGGCGTCTGGTGCTGATCGATTCAGGCGCGGGCAACCTCTATGGAAAGGACGGCGGAGGCCTCAAGAGGGCGATCCTGGCGGCTGGCTACACGCCGGAACAGATCGACGACGTCTTCATCACCCATCTCCATGAGGATCATGTCGGCGGGCTGGTCCTCGACGGCCAGCCGGTCTTCTCCAAAGCCATCATCCACATTTCCCGCAAGGATGGGGAATTCTGGCTGGACAATCGCAACCAGGCGAGCGTCAACGATCTGCTCAAGCCGTTCTTCCCGGCAGTGCAAAAGGTCGTGCTTCCATACCAGCAGAGCGGAAGGGTCAAGCTCTTCGACGACGGCGCCGCGCTGCTTCCGGGTCTGACGCCGATCGCGGCGCCAGGCCATACTCCGGGACATACCGTCTATCTTCTGCAGGACGGCGGCCAGTCGATGCTGTTCTGGGGAGATACCGTCCACATGGCGCCGGTCCAGTTTCCCAAGCCGAAGGTGGCGATCCGCTATGACTGGAACGTGCCGATGGCGATCGCCGCCCGCGAGAAGCTGATGGCGCGCGCCGCAGCCGAGGGCTGGCTGGTTGCCGGGGCACATATCTCGTTTCCCGGCATCGGGCACATCCGCCGGAACGGCGCGGACAGCTTCGAATGGGTTCCCGTCAACTACACCCTCAACAGGATGCAGCCATGA